The Salmonella enterica subsp. houtenae serovar Houten genome has a segment encoding these proteins:
- the higA_1 gene encoding transcriptional regulator, with translation MIHAEAMYDPEYRTAYETEEASEQLRETLASWRKEAGLTSAQVAERMGIKAPTISRMEKNASRMSIDTLIRYARSCGVNFKIQQV, from the coding sequence ATGATACATGCTGAAGCGATGTATGATCCTGAATACCGCACAGCGTATGAGACTGAAGAAGCCTCAGAGCAGCTTCGGGAGACATTAGCTTCCTGGCGAAAGGAAGCAGGGTTGACGTCTGCGCAGGTTGCAGAGCGCATGGGTATTAAAGCGCCCACTATCTCTCGCATGGAGAAGAACGCCTCCCGGATGAGTATCGATACGCTGATACGTTATGCCAGATCCTGTGGTGTGAACTTTAAAATTCAGCAAGTGTGA
- a CDS encoding transposase, with protein MTVFGVERPTVKARHSRKYFGRGKGLVAYTLLCNHIPINGYLIGTNDYEGHHVFDIWYRNTSVVKPVAITGDMHSVNRANFAILHWFGLRFEPHFTNLNRQLQEQYSTRESSVYKKCLIQPAGRIDLELISREKSNLDRIVATLGLKEMTQGTLIRKLCTYAVTNPTRQAVFEYDRLIRSIYTLKYLRDPQMERNIRRSQNRIESYHQLRAAVSKVGGKKELTGKNDIETEISNQCGRLISNVIVYYNSAILSRLLRRLETEGNEKAIEALSRISPVAWQHILLNEHYTFQNSNELIDLDTLVAGLKLG; from the coding sequence GTGACAGTTTTTGGTGTTGAACGACCAACAGTGAAAGCCCGGCACTCACGTAAATACTTTGGCCGCGGTAAAGGCCTGGTGGCCTACACTCTGCTGTGTAACCATATCCCGATCAACGGATACCTGATTGGCACTAATGATTACGAAGGACATCACGTTTTTGATATCTGGTACCGCAATACCTCTGTAGTGAAGCCTGTAGCCATCACCGGAGATATGCACAGTGTTAACAGGGCAAATTTTGCGATACTGCACTGGTTTGGACTTCGTTTTGAGCCTCATTTTACTAACCTGAACAGGCAGTTACAGGAGCAGTACAGCACCAGAGAATCGTCGGTCTATAAAAAATGTCTGATTCAGCCAGCCGGTCGGATTGACCTGGAACTTATATCCCGGGAAAAAAGCAATCTCGATCGCATCGTTGCTACGCTGGGGCTGAAGGAAATGACGCAGGGAACGCTGATCCGTAAGTTATGTACATATGCAGTAACCAATCCGACAAGGCAGGCGGTATTTGAATATGACCGTCTGATTCGCAGCATTTATACACTGAAGTATCTGCGCGATCCGCAAATGGAACGCAATATTCGCCGTTCCCAGAACCGGATTGAGTCTTATCATCAACTACGTGCTGCAGTGTCCAAAGTCGGAGGCAAGAAAGAGTTAACCGGAAAAAATGATATAGAAACAGAGATCAGTAATCAGTGCGGGCGCTTGATCTCCAACGTGATCGTTTATTACAACTCTGCGATCCTGTCACGTTTGCTGAGGCGACTGGAAACAGAAGGTAATGAAAAGGCCATTGAGGCTCTGTCCAGGATATCACCAGTAGCCTGGCAACACATTTTGCTGAACGAACATTATACCTTCCAGAACAGTAACGAACTCATTGACCTGGATACATTGGTAGCCGGTTTAAAACTGGGATAA
- the pdhR_1 gene encoding regulatory protein — MVIPEVRQERLYQKIANLIIKLINDNIFPPGSFLPPERELAKQLGVSRASLREALIVLEISGWIVIQSGNGVIVSDKKHPASDYTIEDILSTRELVDSHCARLAAQNDNVDAISRIEAIYHRMEQAINDNNVHGFYSLDKEFHLAISEASRNRVLFDMSRMLWEQRINIPYVGLDERSGDRNVLLNLNKQHKAIVDAMRQSDADSAYQESLEHLRYVRKIVGG, encoded by the coding sequence ATGGTTATACCTGAGGTCAGGCAGGAGAGGCTCTATCAGAAGATAGCCAACCTCATCATTAAGCTGATCAATGATAATATTTTTCCACCGGGAAGTTTTTTACCGCCAGAACGCGAACTGGCAAAACAGCTTGGCGTGAGCCGCGCTTCCTTGCGAGAAGCCCTTATTGTACTGGAGATCTCCGGATGGATCGTGATTCAGTCCGGTAATGGGGTTATCGTTTCAGATAAAAAACATCCTGCCAGTGACTATACCATCGAAGACATTCTCTCTACTCGCGAGCTGGTTGATAGCCATTGCGCGCGCTTAGCAGCACAAAACGATAACGTTGACGCCATCAGCCGAATAGAGGCGATTTATCATCGTATGGAGCAAGCCATTAACGATAATAACGTCCACGGCTTTTACTCGCTGGATAAAGAGTTTCACCTTGCGATCTCTGAAGCCAGCCGTAATCGGGTTTTGTTCGATATGTCCCGTATGTTATGGGAGCAGCGGATTAATATCCCTTATGTCGGGCTTGATGAGCGGTCTGGAGACAGGAATGTTTTACTTAATCTCAACAAGCAGCATAAAGCGATAGTGGATGCGATGCGCCAGTCTGATGCTGACAGCGCCTATCAGGAATCTCTGGAACATTTACGCTATGTGAGAAAGATTGTCGGCGGCTAA
- the yjjL gene encoding membrane transport protein — MKRKTMGWLIVFLLFIVYMLNYMDRSALSITAPLIEKELGFNAAEMGMIFSAFFIGYALFNFIGGWASDKVGPKTVFLIAALLWSVFCGLTGLVTGLWTMLIVRVLFGMAEGPVSAAGNKIINNWISRKESATAIGIFSAGSPLGGAVSGPVVGLLALSLGWRPAFGIIFLFGLVWVLLWYFIVSDKPAMSKRLAPEERVDFENHEDIILSDDGRATPSLGYYMKQPMVWATTLAFFSYNYILFFFLTWFPSYLNHSLHLDIKEISIATVIPWVIGAIGMVLGGVCSDVIYRITGNALLSRRLILGVCLAGAAVCVAVSGTVSTIGSAITLMSVSLFLLYLTGPIYWAVIQDVVHKDKVGSVGGAMHGLANISGIIGPLVTGFIVQFSDKYDYAFYLAGAIAIVSSLLVFVFVKSKGFKANESQSCVH, encoded by the coding sequence ATGAAAAGAAAAACAATGGGATGGCTTATCGTTTTTCTTCTATTTATAGTTTACATGCTTAACTATATGGATCGTTCAGCATTGTCGATAACTGCCCCTTTGATTGAAAAGGAATTAGGATTTAACGCTGCGGAGATGGGAATGATCTTCAGCGCATTTTTTATCGGATACGCCCTGTTTAATTTTATTGGTGGCTGGGCCAGCGACAAAGTTGGCCCAAAAACGGTTTTCCTTATCGCTGCGTTACTATGGTCTGTATTTTGTGGCTTAACAGGTCTGGTCACCGGATTGTGGACGATGCTTATCGTACGCGTTCTTTTCGGTATGGCTGAAGGACCAGTCAGCGCCGCCGGAAATAAAATCATCAATAACTGGATTTCCCGAAAAGAGTCTGCCACGGCGATCGGCATTTTTAGCGCTGGCTCTCCACTCGGCGGTGCGGTGTCCGGTCCGGTAGTGGGCCTGTTGGCGTTATCCTTAGGTTGGCGCCCCGCATTTGGCATTATTTTCTTATTTGGCCTGGTGTGGGTACTACTGTGGTACTTTATCGTTAGCGACAAGCCAGCAATGAGTAAACGCCTGGCGCCGGAAGAGCGTGTTGATTTTGAAAATCATGAGGACATTATTTTATCTGATGATGGCCGGGCCACGCCTTCACTCGGCTATTACATGAAGCAGCCAATGGTATGGGCGACAACCTTGGCTTTTTTCAGCTACAACTATATTCTTTTTTTCTTCCTGACCTGGTTCCCAAGTTATCTGAACCATTCGTTACACCTGGATATTAAAGAAATTAGTATTGCCACGGTAATTCCCTGGGTTATTGGCGCCATTGGTATGGTGCTCGGCGGCGTCTGTTCTGATGTAATTTATCGGATTACCGGTAATGCTCTGCTCTCTCGTCGGCTTATTCTGGGTGTCTGCCTGGCAGGCGCGGCAGTATGTGTTGCGGTTTCTGGTACCGTTAGCACCATTGGTAGCGCAATTACACTCATGTCAGTTTCACTCTTCCTGCTCTATTTAACTGGCCCTATTTATTGGGCGGTCATTCAGGATGTCGTCCATAAAGATAAGGTAGGGAGCGTCGGCGGAGCTATGCATGGTCTGGCTAATATATCCGGCATTATCGGTCCACTTGTCACCGGATTTATCGTTCAGTTTAGCGATAAATATGACTACGCCTTCTATCTGGCGGGTGCTATCGCTATCGTTTCAAGCCTGTTGGTCTTCGTGTTTGTAAAAAGTAAAGGATTCAAAGCCAATGAAAGTCAAAGCTGTGTTCATTAA
- the hyaA2 gene encoding uptake hydrogenase small subunit produces MQTQDTFYQVMRRHGVTRRSFLKFCSLTATSLGLSSSMIPQIAYALENKPRTPVIWLHGLECTCCTESFIRSAHPLAKDAILSLISLDYDDTIMAAAGQQAEQALADVMREYKGNYIVAVEGNAPLNEDGMFCILAGEPFLEKLKRVSADAKAIIAWGSCASWGCVQAARPNPTKATPVHKLITDKPIIKVPGCPPIPEVMSAVITYMLAFDRIPPLDRLGRPKMFYGQRIHDKCYRRAHFDAGQFVEAWDDEGARKGYCLYKMGCKGPTTYNACSTVRWNDGVSFPIQSGHGCLGCSEDGFWDYGSFYSRATGIPQTGIEATADKIGLGVAGVAGAAAIAHATVSAIKHARNKNNTLPENTPEEKK; encoded by the coding sequence ATGCAAACACAAGATACATTCTATCAAGTTATGCGTAGGCACGGCGTGACAAGGCGTAGCTTCCTTAAATTTTGCAGCCTTACCGCAACGTCCTTAGGCTTGAGCAGCTCGATGATTCCTCAGATAGCTTACGCTCTGGAAAATAAACCTCGTACGCCAGTGATATGGCTGCATGGTCTTGAATGTACCTGTTGTACCGAATCTTTCATTCGCTCTGCGCACCCACTGGCCAAAGATGCCATTTTGTCGCTCATTTCCCTGGATTATGACGACACTATTATGGCCGCCGCGGGGCAACAAGCCGAGCAGGCGTTAGCGGATGTAATGCGTGAGTACAAAGGAAACTATATCGTCGCCGTGGAGGGTAACGCGCCGCTGAATGAAGACGGAATGTTTTGCATACTGGCTGGCGAGCCATTCCTGGAAAAATTAAAACGCGTCAGCGCGGATGCTAAAGCCATTATCGCCTGGGGATCCTGTGCATCATGGGGCTGTGTGCAGGCAGCCCGCCCCAACCCAACCAAAGCCACACCCGTTCATAAATTAATTACCGATAAGCCCATTATTAAAGTACCCGGCTGCCCGCCTATCCCGGAAGTGATGTCCGCCGTTATCACCTATATGCTGGCATTTGATCGTATTCCTCCCCTTGATCGTCTTGGACGACCAAAAATGTTTTATGGTCAGCGTATTCATGACAAATGCTACCGACGCGCGCATTTCGATGCTGGTCAGTTTGTGGAAGCGTGGGATGACGAGGGTGCCCGAAAAGGATATTGCCTGTACAAGATGGGCTGTAAAGGCCCGACCACCTATAACGCCTGTTCAACCGTTCGCTGGAATGATGGAGTTTCTTTTCCTATTCAGTCGGGTCATGGATGCCTCGGATGTTCAGAAGATGGATTCTGGGATTACGGATCTTTTTACAGCCGGGCAACGGGCATTCCGCAAACGGGTATTGAAGCTACCGCCGATAAAATTGGCCTGGGCGTGGCTGGCGTCGCGGGCGCAGCCGCCATTGCTCACGCCACGGTCAGTGCCATAAAACACGCCCGTAATAAAAACAACACGTTGCCAGAAAACACGCCGGAAGAGAAAAAATAA
- the gutB gene encoding alcohol dehydrogenase, with product MKVKAVFINKPGEVETRWVDYPHKKENEVLIKVEAAGICGSDIGAFRGTNPLVTYPRIIGHEVIGVVLQEGAGMPDNIKKGDRVIVDPYIYCGHCYPCSVGRTNCCEHLKVIGVHVDGAMQEVVTHPAHLIHKIPDNVSSEMAPLAEPLTIALHALHRANVKAGEYVAIIGAGAIGLMAALSALHYKATPVLIDIVEARLRYAQKLGVPYVLNATDGQIIDAIKDITHGTMAQVVIEASGANSAIRNTLDLASFAGRISFTGWPKQETSLPTNLITYKELDLRGSRTSAGEFDEALRMLSALEINPQDIVSKVVNLDETPDAVKELDRYPERYLKINAVFH from the coding sequence ATGAAAGTCAAAGCTGTGTTCATTAATAAGCCTGGTGAAGTTGAAACCCGTTGGGTGGATTATCCGCATAAGAAAGAGAATGAAGTGTTAATTAAGGTTGAGGCTGCTGGAATTTGCGGATCGGATATTGGAGCGTTTCGTGGAACAAACCCGCTTGTCACTTATCCAAGAATTATCGGGCATGAAGTGATCGGAGTTGTTCTTCAGGAAGGCGCAGGAATGCCGGATAATATTAAAAAAGGCGACCGCGTGATTGTTGACCCTTATATTTATTGTGGTCACTGTTACCCTTGTTCGGTTGGCAGAACTAACTGTTGTGAACATTTAAAAGTCATTGGCGTGCATGTGGATGGCGCAATGCAAGAGGTCGTTACTCATCCCGCACATTTAATTCATAAAATCCCTGACAATGTGTCTTCTGAAATGGCGCCATTGGCAGAACCGCTCACTATCGCTCTGCACGCGCTGCATCGGGCAAACGTCAAGGCCGGAGAATATGTTGCAATTATCGGCGCGGGGGCGATCGGTCTCATGGCGGCATTAAGCGCTCTTCATTACAAGGCAACGCCTGTTCTGATCGATATTGTGGAGGCACGGCTACGCTATGCTCAGAAACTCGGCGTTCCCTATGTACTGAACGCCACTGACGGTCAGATTATCGACGCAATTAAAGACATCACACACGGCACAATGGCGCAGGTTGTTATAGAAGCCTCTGGCGCAAATAGCGCTATTCGAAATACGCTTGATTTAGCATCGTTTGCTGGCCGCATTTCTTTTACAGGGTGGCCAAAACAGGAAACGTCGCTGCCGACGAACCTGATTACCTATAAAGAACTGGATTTACGTGGCTCCCGCACCAGTGCCGGCGAATTTGACGAGGCGCTACGCATGCTGTCCGCGCTGGAGATTAACCCGCAAGACATTGTCAGTAAGGTCGTCAATCTTGATGAGACCCCTGATGCTGTGAAAGAGCTTGATCGCTATCCGGAGCGCTACTTAAAGATTAATGCTGTTTTCCATTGA